One window of the Oceanicaulis sp. genome contains the following:
- the rho gene encoding transcription termination factor Rho, giving the protein MNDDTYDQDPSGDEPRSGARADQRMSLQELKEKSPAELVQLAEELDIENAASLRKQGMMFAILKALADEGAEIYGGGTLEVLQDGFGFLRAPESNYLPGPDDIYVSPSQIRKFGLRTGDTVEGEIRAPRDAERYFALLKVSAINFENPEQARHKVHFDNLTPLYPDDRFHMELPDPTKKDRSGRVIDIVAPLGKGQRALIVAPPRTGKTVLMQNIAHAIETNHPDSYLMVLLIDERPEEVTDMQRTVKGEVVASTFDEPATRHVQVAEMVIEKAKRLVEHKRDVVILLDSITRLGRAYNTVVPSSGKVLTGGVDANALQRPKRFFGAARNIEEGGSLTIIATALIDTGSRMDEVIFEEFKGTGNSEIVLDRKVADKRVFPAIDILKSGTRKEELLVPRVDLQKTYVLRRILNPMGTQDAIEFLLGKLKETKTNSDFFDSMNT; this is encoded by the coding sequence ATGAACGACGACACTTACGATCAGGACCCGTCCGGCGACGAACCGCGCTCCGGCGCGCGCGCCGATCAGCGCATGTCGCTGCAGGAGCTGAAGGAAAAGAGCCCGGCCGAGCTGGTTCAGCTGGCCGAGGAGCTCGACATCGAGAACGCGGCCAGCTTGCGCAAGCAGGGCATGATGTTCGCCATCCTCAAGGCGCTCGCCGACGAGGGCGCGGAGATCTACGGCGGCGGGACGCTGGAAGTGCTGCAGGACGGGTTCGGCTTCCTGCGCGCGCCGGAATCCAACTACCTGCCCGGTCCCGACGACATCTACGTCTCGCCCAGCCAGATCCGGAAATTCGGCCTGCGCACAGGCGACACGGTCGAGGGCGAAATCCGCGCCCCGCGCGACGCCGAGCGCTATTTCGCGCTCCTCAAGGTCAGCGCGATCAATTTCGAGAACCCCGAGCAGGCGCGCCACAAGGTCCATTTCGACAATCTCACGCCGCTCTATCCCGACGACCGCTTCCACATGGAGCTGCCAGATCCGACCAAGAAGGACCGGTCGGGCCGGGTGATCGACATCGTCGCCCCGCTGGGCAAGGGCCAGCGCGCGCTGATCGTCGCGCCGCCGCGCACCGGCAAGACCGTGCTGATGCAGAACATCGCGCACGCGATCGAGACCAACCATCCCGACAGCTACCTCATGGTGCTGCTCATCGACGAGCGCCCCGAGGAAGTCACCGACATGCAGCGCACGGTGAAGGGCGAGGTCGTCGCCTCGACCTTCGACGAACCGGCCACCCGCCACGTCCAGGTCGCCGAAATGGTGATCGAGAAGGCCAAGCGCCTGGTCGAGCACAAGCGCGACGTCGTGATCCTGCTCGATTCGATCACGCGACTGGGCCGCGCCTACAACACGGTGGTCCCCAGCTCCGGCAAGGTGCTGACCGGCGGTGTGGACGCCAACGCCCTGCAGCGGCCCAAGCGCTTCTTCGGCGCGGCGCGGAACATCGAGGAGGGCGGCTCGCTGACCATCATCGCCACCGCGCTGATCGACACCGGCTCGCGCATGGACGAGGTGATCTTCGAAGAGTTCAAGGGCACGGGCAATTCCGAGATCGTCCTTGACCGGAAAGTCGCTGACAAGCGCGTCTTCCCGGCCATCGACATCCTCAAGTCCGGCACCCGGAAAGAGGAGCTGCTGGTCCCGCGCGTCGATCTTCAGAAGACCTACGTGCTGCGCCGCATCCTCAACCCAATGGGCACCCAGGACGCGATCGAGTTCCTGCTGGGCAAGCTCAAGGAAACGAAGACCAATTCGGACTTCTTCGACTCGATGAACACCTGA
- the hemJ gene encoding protoporphyrinogen oxidase HemJ, with the protein MIDFVLPGGYAYLTIKALHVAAVIFWMAGMLYLPRLFVYHHQAEADGELEKALLTQEGNLLKIILNPALIAVWLLAIVMLISNASLWTSGWFHLKLLLVLALSGVHGFYAASAKKFARGERPRSEKFWRIMNEIPAIAAIVIVVLAIVKPF; encoded by the coding sequence ATGATCGATTTCGTGCTTCCCGGCGGCTACGCCTACCTGACCATCAAGGCCCTTCACGTGGCCGCGGTGATCTTCTGGATGGCTGGCATGCTCTACCTGCCGCGCCTGTTCGTCTATCACCACCAGGCCGAAGCCGACGGCGAGCTTGAAAAGGCGCTGCTGACCCAGGAAGGCAACCTTCTCAAGATCATCCTCAACCCGGCGCTGATCGCGGTCTGGCTCTTGGCGATCGTCATGCTGATCTCGAACGCCTCGCTGTGGACCTCGGGCTGGTTTCACCTGAAGCTTCTTCTGGTGCTGGCGCTGTCGGGCGTGCACGGCTTCTATGCCGCGAGCGCGAAGAAATTCGCCCGCGGCGAGCGGCCCCGGAGCGAGAAATTCTGGCGGATCATGAACGAAATCCCCGCCATCGCGGCGATCGTGATCGTGGTCCTGGCGATCGTTAAACCGTTTTAA
- the hemH gene encoding ferrochelatase produces the protein MGRRVAVVLFNLGGPDRPESVRPFLRNLFRDPAIIAAPGPVREFLAWLISTTRTKEATANYEKMGGGSPLVPETEKQAAALTEALDAASPDDEHRCFLAMRYWHPFVSEAVREVKAWKPDEIVLLPLYPQFSTTTTASSLKAWRDAGGPEARTVCCYPTEPDFIRAHAELIEETWEEAGRPDNARVLFSAHGLPEITVKRGDSYQWQVERTVEAVVARLPEHLKNHEVCYQSRVGPLKWIGPSTEEAIERACEDGKAIVLSPIAFVSEHIETLVELDEEYLELAEEQGCETYARVPALGARPAYVEALKTLVRGALEGPTGLKPPAGTPVCPAEFGRCPCREAGLADAAEPRDKAA, from the coding sequence ATGGGACGGCGTGTCGCGGTCGTATTGTTCAATCTGGGCGGTCCCGACCGGCCCGAGAGCGTGCGTCCCTTCCTCAGGAATCTCTTCCGCGATCCCGCCATCATCGCCGCGCCCGGCCCGGTGCGCGAATTTCTCGCCTGGCTGATTTCGACCACGCGCACCAAGGAAGCCACGGCGAATTACGAGAAGATGGGCGGCGGCTCGCCTCTGGTTCCCGAAACGGAAAAACAGGCCGCTGCGCTGACCGAGGCGCTCGATGCGGCGAGCCCGGACGACGAGCATCGCTGCTTTCTCGCCATGCGTTACTGGCATCCTTTCGTCTCCGAGGCGGTCAGGGAGGTGAAAGCCTGGAAGCCTGACGAGATCGTCCTGCTGCCGCTCTACCCGCAGTTTTCCACCACGACCACGGCGAGCTCTCTGAAAGCCTGGCGCGACGCGGGCGGGCCTGAGGCGCGCACGGTGTGCTGCTATCCCACCGAGCCCGATTTCATCCGCGCCCACGCCGAGCTGATCGAGGAGACCTGGGAAGAGGCCGGCCGGCCCGATAACGCCCGGGTGCTGTTCTCCGCTCACGGCCTGCCCGAGATCACGGTCAAGCGCGGCGACAGCTATCAATGGCAGGTCGAGCGCACGGTCGAGGCGGTGGTCGCCCGCCTGCCCGAGCACCTGAAAAACCACGAGGTCTGCTACCAGTCCCGCGTCGGTCCGCTGAAATGGATCGGCCCGTCCACCGAAGAGGCGATCGAGCGGGCGTGCGAGGACGGCAAGGCGATCGTGCTCTCGCCTATCGCCTTCGTCTCGGAACATATCGAAACCCTGGTCGAGCTCGACGAGGAGTATCTCGAACTCGCCGAGGAGCAGGGCTGCGAGACCTACGCCCGCGTGCCGGCGCTGGGCGCCCGGCCGGCCTATGTCGAGGCGCTGAAGACGCTCGTGCGCGGCGCGCTCGAAGGCCCGACGGGTCTCAAGCCGCCCGCCGGCACGCCGGTCTGCCCGGCGGAATTCGGCCGTTGCCCGTGCCGCGAGGCGGGGCTTGCCGACGCCGCCGAGCCGCGCGACAAAGCGGCATGA
- the hemE gene encoding uroporphyrinogen decarboxylase, producing the protein MRSDRPFLRALAGETVSPPPIWLMRQAGRYLPEYREVRAQQPDFIAFCLNPKAAAEVTLQPIRRYGFDASIVFADILLIPYGLGQKVWFEKGEGPKLEPLTKEIQDRLDTDRARNVLAPVSETIAKVRAGIPDTCSLIGFAGSPWTVATYMIEGGGSKDRLGPRAFAWSEPERFDALLDVIADASAVYLADQVRAGADALKLFDSWADGLPDPLFDRVVIRPTRRIVERLRADGIEVPVIGFPKGAGPQAVRYAREAGVDAIAIDHGMDSEWAAANLPAGMPVQGQLDPALLLAGGAALDNEIDRLLSVWSGRPYVFNLGHGIHLSTPPENVAQLIARVRSGSS; encoded by the coding sequence ATGCGTTCAGACAGACCCTTTTTGAGAGCCCTGGCGGGCGAGACCGTCTCCCCGCCCCCGATCTGGCTGATGCGCCAGGCGGGCCGGTACCTGCCCGAATATCGCGAGGTTCGCGCCCAGCAGCCCGACTTCATCGCGTTCTGCCTCAATCCCAAAGCGGCCGCCGAAGTCACCCTGCAGCCGATCCGGCGCTACGGGTTCGACGCCTCGATCGTGTTCGCCGACATTCTGCTTATCCCCTACGGCCTCGGTCAGAAGGTGTGGTTTGAAAAGGGCGAAGGGCCCAAGCTCGAACCGCTCACCAAGGAGATCCAGGACCGGCTGGACACCGACCGGGCCCGGAACGTCCTCGCGCCGGTCAGCGAAACCATCGCGAAGGTCCGCGCCGGCATTCCCGACACCTGCTCGCTGATCGGGTTTGCGGGATCGCCCTGGACGGTCGCGACCTACATGATCGAGGGCGGCGGCTCGAAAGACCGGCTGGGCCCGCGCGCCTTCGCCTGGTCCGAGCCCGAGCGCTTCGACGCGCTTCTGGACGTGATCGCGGACGCGAGCGCGGTCTATCTCGCCGATCAGGTCCGCGCGGGTGCGGACGCGCTGAAGCTGTTCGATTCCTGGGCGGACGGGCTTCCCGACCCGCTGTTCGACCGGGTGGTGATCCGGCCGACCCGGCGCATCGTCGAGCGGCTGCGCGCTGACGGCATCGAGGTTCCCGTCATCGGTTTTCCCAAGGGCGCAGGCCCGCAGGCCGTCCGCTACGCCCGCGAGGCCGGGGTGGACGCGATCGCGATCGATCACGGCATGGACAGCGAATGGGCGGCGGCGAACCTGCCTGCCGGCATGCCGGTTCAGGGCCAGCTCGATCCCGCCCTGCTGCTCGCGGGCGGCGCCGCGCTGGACAATGAAATCGACCGCCTGCTTTCCGTCTGGAGCGGGCGGCCCTATGTCTTCAACCTCGGACACGGAATCCATCTTTCCACGCCGCCGGAAAACGTCGCGCAACTGATCGCGCGCGTGCGGTCGGGTTCGAGCTAG
- a CDS encoding pyruvate, water dikinase regulatory protein, translating to MADDTPQAAVHFHVHMISDSTGETLMEVMHASVAQFENVAPIEHLFALVRSPRQLERALAHIEAYPGIVMYTLVNSDLRRQLEDCCARLNMPAIAVLDPIQATLSAYLGASMRGKAGAQRVLDADYYRRIEAMNYSMAHDDGAGDDYASADVILLGISRTSKTPTSVYLGHRGIRTANIPIVPGAPLPEEIFKLKKPLIVGLTATPERIVQIRRNRLLNLNEDRTTDYVEEDRVREEIVYAKRLFGRQGWPTIDVTRRSIEETAAKVINLLNEHRGQA from the coding sequence ATGGCAGACGACACGCCCCAGGCCGCGGTTCATTTCCACGTGCACATGATCTCGGACTCCACCGGCGAAACGCTGATGGAGGTCATGCACGCCTCGGTCGCCCAGTTCGAGAACGTGGCGCCGATCGAGCATCTGTTCGCGCTTGTCCGCTCGCCGCGCCAGCTCGAACGCGCGCTCGCCCATATCGAGGCCTATCCGGGCATCGTGATGTACACGCTGGTCAATTCCGACCTGCGCCGCCAGCTCGAGGATTGCTGCGCCAGGCTGAACATGCCCGCCATCGCCGTGCTCGACCCGATCCAGGCCACGCTGAGCGCCTATCTGGGCGCGTCCATGCGCGGCAAGGCGGGCGCCCAGCGGGTTCTGGACGCCGATTACTATCGGCGCATCGAGGCGATGAACTATTCCATGGCCCATGACGACGGGGCCGGGGACGACTACGCCAGCGCCGACGTGATCCTTCTGGGGATTTCGCGCACCTCGAAAACCCCGACCAGCGTCTATCTCGGCCATCGCGGTATCCGCACCGCGAACATTCCGATCGTGCCCGGCGCGCCTTTGCCTGAAGAGATCTTCAAGCTGAAAAAGCCGCTGATCGTCGGGCTGACCGCGACGCCCGAGCGTATCGTGCAGATCCGCAGAAACCGGCTTCTCAATCTCAACGAGGACCGGACGACCGATTACGTGGAGGAGGACCGGGTGCGCGAGGAGATCGTCTATGCCAAGCGGCTGTTCGGTCGGCAGGGCTGGCCGACCATCGACGTGACCCGCCGCTCGATCGAGGAAACCGCGGCGAAGGTGATCAATCTGCTCAACGAACACAGGGGGCAGGCGTGA
- a CDS encoding Maf family protein, with protein sequence MTDTIVLASGSASRRALLENAGVPFEVDPADVDEDAVKAQFGGAPGELAMHLAEEKALAVSRRRSGLVIGADQVLEFDGRAYDKAKDAAEARSRLDMLSGKTHWLKGGIAFARDGEIVWRHPSACKMVMREISPAFLDRYMNVAGDILTKGVGAYAFEGLGVQLFERVEGSFFAVLGLDLLPTLAELRRQGALAA encoded by the coding sequence GTGACCGATACGATCGTTCTGGCCTCGGGCTCGGCCTCGCGCCGCGCCTTGCTTGAAAACGCCGGCGTGCCGTTCGAGGTCGATCCCGCAGACGTCGACGAGGACGCGGTCAAGGCGCAGTTCGGCGGCGCGCCAGGCGAGCTCGCTATGCATCTGGCCGAGGAAAAGGCCCTGGCGGTCTCCCGCCGGCGCTCGGGCCTGGTGATCGGCGCTGATCAGGTGCTCGAATTCGACGGCCGGGCCTACGACAAGGCGAAGGACGCCGCCGAGGCACGCAGCCGTCTGGACATGCTCAGCGGAAAAACCCACTGGCTGAAGGGCGGGATCGCCTTTGCGCGCGACGGCGAGATCGTCTGGCGGCATCCCTCGGCCTGCAAGATGGTGATGCGGGAGATCTCGCCCGCGTTTCTGGACCGCTACATGAACGTGGCGGGCGATATCCTCACAAAGGGCGTGGGCGCGTACGCCTTCGAGGGGCTCGGGGTGCAGCTTTTCGAGCGTGTGGAGGGCAGCTTCTTCGCCGTGCTGGGCCTCGATCTGCTGCCCACGCTCGCCGAGCTGCGCCGCCAGGGGGCGCTCGCCGCGTGA
- the aroE gene encoding shikimate dehydrogenase: protein MTGRPTFAAVAGWPAAHSLSPAMMTAWLEDAGIEGRYGVLEIPPERFADTVRLAAEIGMAGLNVTVPHKIAALSLADEVTDAARAVGAANLLTFETGGRIRADNTDIAGIEAALAEDPGGPAVVVGAGGAARAALYHLSRQSREVRIVNRTVDKAQALAAEFGLDARVMMKAGSSMMEGAGLVINATTLGMAGQPDLSPDLSPCAPEALVFDMVYAPLETPLLASARRAGLRTADGLTMLIGQAVPSFEAFFGVRPPGTGRVRALLEARLEARS, encoded by the coding sequence GTGACCGGCAGACCAACATTCGCCGCGGTCGCAGGCTGGCCGGCCGCCCATTCGCTGAGCCCGGCCATGATGACCGCCTGGCTGGAAGACGCCGGGATCGAGGGCCGGTACGGCGTTCTGGAAATCCCGCCCGAACGTTTCGCCGACACTGTCAGGCTCGCCGCGGAAATCGGCATGGCGGGGCTGAACGTCACCGTGCCTCACAAGATCGCCGCGCTCAGCCTCGCCGACGAAGTGACCGACGCGGCGCGCGCCGTGGGCGCGGCGAATCTGCTGACCTTCGAAACCGGCGGGCGGATCAGGGCGGACAACACAGACATCGCCGGGATAGAAGCGGCCCTGGCCGAAGACCCGGGCGGGCCGGCGGTCGTGGTCGGCGCGGGCGGGGCGGCGCGGGCGGCGCTGTATCACCTCTCGCGTCAGTCCCGCGAGGTGCGGATCGTGAACCGGACCGTCGACAAGGCCCAGGCTCTGGCCGCTGAATTCGGTCTCGATGCGCGCGTGATGATGAAGGCCGGGTCCTCCATGATGGAAGGCGCAGGTCTGGTGATCAATGCGACGACGCTGGGCATGGCCGGGCAGCCCGATCTGTCCCCGGATCTGTCCCCCTGTGCGCCGGAGGCTCTGGTCTTCGACATGGTCTACGCCCCGCTTGAAACCCCGCTGCTTGCGAGCGCCCGCCGCGCAGGGCTCAGGACCGCGGACGGCCTCACCATGCTGATCGGCCAGGCGGTTCCCTCCTTCGAGGCGTTCTTCGGCGTAAGGCCGCCCGGGACCGGCCGGGTCAGGGCGCTGCTCGAAGCCCGGCTTGAGGCGCGCTCATGA
- the coaE gene encoding dephospho-CoA kinase (Dephospho-CoA kinase (CoaE) performs the final step in coenzyme A biosynthesis.) has protein sequence MIVVGLTGSIGMGKSTTAQLFAEEGAAVFDADAAVAELYGPGGAALAPIEAIFPGCTGPDGVDRAKLSAALQADPSGFQRLEAVVHPLVGQARKAFFAEAEKAGVEIVILDVPLLFETGQADAVDAVVVVSADEAVQKARVLQRPGMSEDKLAAILARQTPDSEKRARADFVITTDGGIEDARAQVRAVLTALKDAR, from the coding sequence ATGATCGTGGTGGGGCTCACAGGCTCGATCGGCATGGGCAAGTCGACCACGGCGCAGCTCTTCGCCGAGGAAGGCGCGGCCGTGTTCGACGCCGACGCCGCGGTGGCCGAGCTCTACGGGCCGGGCGGGGCCGCACTAGCGCCGATAGAGGCGATCTTCCCCGGCTGCACCGGGCCTGACGGCGTGGACCGCGCGAAGCTCAGCGCGGCGCTTCAGGCCGATCCGTCGGGGTTTCAGCGCCTTGAAGCGGTCGTCCATCCGCTGGTCGGTCAGGCGCGGAAGGCCTTTTTCGCCGAGGCTGAAAAAGCCGGCGTGGAGATCGTGATCCTCGACGTGCCCTTGCTGTTCGAGACCGGTCAGGCGGACGCGGTGGACGCGGTCGTCGTGGTCAGCGCTGACGAAGCTGTGCAAAAGGCCCGCGTCCTGCAGCGGCCGGGGATGAGCGAAGACAAGCTCGCCGCCATACTGGCCCGCCAGACGCCCGATTCGGAAAAGCGCGCGCGCGCCGATTTCGTGATCACGACCGATGGCGGGATCGAAGACGCCCGCGCTCAGGTCCGGGCCGTGCTCACAGCGCTGAAGGACGCCCGGTGA
- the dnaQ gene encoding DNA polymerase III subunit epsilon: MSGRKIIFDTETTGFEARGGDRVTEIGCVEVIDFIPTGKELRILVNPERDIPAEVTEVTGHTWEMLKDEPKFAEIADRFLEFVGEADLVAHNAGFDMGFINMELERCGRPVIAESRFIDTAAMARKKFPGAPASLDALCKRFDISLESRTKHGALIDAYLLAEVYLELNGGREQRFGFIAQPGSRQTVVYPPRKPRPSPLAERVTEKERAAHAAFIGEMSDPVWETAGLLKPAAK, encoded by the coding sequence ATGAGCGGACGCAAGATCATCTTCGACACCGAGACCACCGGCTTCGAGGCTCGCGGCGGGGACCGGGTGACCGAGATCGGCTGCGTCGAGGTGATCGATTTCATCCCGACCGGCAAGGAGTTGAGGATCCTCGTCAATCCCGAGCGCGACATCCCCGCCGAAGTCACCGAGGTGACCGGGCACACCTGGGAGATGCTCAAGGACGAGCCCAAATTCGCCGAGATCGCCGATCGCTTCCTGGAGTTCGTGGGCGAAGCCGATCTGGTCGCTCATAACGCCGGGTTCGACATGGGCTTCATCAATATGGAGCTCGAACGCTGCGGCCGCCCGGTCATCGCCGAGAGCCGCTTCATCGACACTGCGGCGATGGCGCGCAAGAAATTCCCCGGCGCGCCGGCCAGCCTCGACGCGCTCTGCAAGCGCTTTGATATTTCGCTGGAAAGCCGGACCAAGCACGGCGCGCTGATCGACGCCTATCTGCTGGCCGAAGTCTATCTCGAGCTCAATGGCGGCCGCGAGCAGCGCTTCGGCTTCATCGCCCAGCCCGGTTCGAGGCAGACCGTGGTCTATCCCCCGAGAAAGCCGCGCCCGTCCCCGCTCGCCGAGCGGGTGACCGAAAAGGAACGGGCCGCCCACGCCGCCTTCATCGGCGAAATGAGCGACCCGGTCTGGGAAACCGCGGGCCTTCTGAAACCCGCCGCAAAATAA
- the secB gene encoding protein-export chaperone SecB — MTDAPVPPQGGEQPQMPSIRVMGQYVKDLSFENPNAPESLRGGGQPAIDLSVDVRARSLGEDTYEVELLMAAKASREDKPVFIAELTYGGLFQIQNVDDRAREAFLLIECPRIIFPFARRILADATRDGGFPPLMLEPVDFAALYRQQLARQQAASEGGQPAGNA; from the coding sequence ATGACCGACGCGCCCGTTCCGCCGCAGGGCGGCGAACAGCCCCAGATGCCGTCCATCCGCGTGATGGGCCAGTATGTGAAGGATCTGTCCTTCGAAAACCCGAACGCGCCGGAGTCCCTGCGCGGCGGCGGCCAGCCGGCGATCGATCTCAGCGTCGACGTGCGCGCGCGCAGCCTGGGCGAGGACACCTACGAGGTCGAGCTGCTGATGGCGGCCAAGGCGAGCCGTGAAGACAAGCCGGTCTTCATCGCAGAGCTGACCTATGGCGGTCTGTTCCAGATCCAGAACGTCGATGATCGCGCCCGTGAAGCGTTCCTGCTGATCGAATGCCCGCGGATCATCTTCCCGTTCGCCCGCCGGATCCTGGCGGATGCGACGCGGGACGGGGGCTTCCCGCCCTTGATGCTCGAACCGGTTGATTTTGCTGCGCTTTATCGCCAGCAGCTGGCGCGCCAGCAGGCCGCGAGCGAGGGCGGTCAGCCTGCGGGCAACGCCTAA
- a CDS encoding Tim44/TimA family putative adaptor protein has protein sequence MDILQILFFSGLAVFLAVRLYMALGKPTGRTHEDHMREQRERAAANAPAGPVAAPVAEPAPAPSYAGPAGEGLGQIARADRNFDPDTFVKGARAAYEMIVTAYAKGDRDALRRLLSERVMGAYDQTISEREAAGQTMVTEVERIKRAEIVEASLNDNRARVRVAFSAELASEVRDPEGRAVQGDLNTLRTVDEIWSFERDVSSEDPNWKLAGVKPA, from the coding sequence ATGGATATTCTGCAGATCCTCTTCTTTTCCGGTCTCGCCGTGTTTCTCGCGGTCAGGCTCTACATGGCGCTGGGCAAGCCGACCGGCCGCACCCATGAAGATCACATGCGCGAACAGCGCGAGCGCGCCGCGGCCAATGCGCCGGCCGGCCCTGTCGCTGCGCCGGTCGCCGAGCCCGCCCCCGCGCCGAGCTATGCCGGCCCGGCCGGCGAAGGGCTGGGGCAGATCGCGCGCGCGGATCGCAATTTCGATCCCGACACCTTCGTCAAAGGCGCCAGGGCTGCCTATGAGATGATCGTCACCGCCTACGCCAAAGGCGATCGGGACGCGCTGCGCCGGCTTCTGAGCGAGCGCGTCATGGGCGCCTACGATCAGACGATCTCCGAGCGCGAAGCGGCGGGCCAGACCATGGTCACCGAGGTCGAGCGCATCAAGCGGGCCGAGATCGTTGAAGCTTCTCTTAACGATAACCGGGCCAGGGTGCGGGTGGCCTTCAGCGCGGAGCTCGCCAGCGAAGTGCGTGATCCCGAGGGCCGGGCGGTGCAGGGCGACCTGAACACGCTCAGGACCGTCGACGAGATCTGGAGCTTCGAGCGTGACGTCTCTTCCGAAGACCCCAACTGGAAGCTCGCCGGGGTCAAGCCGGCCTAG
- a CDS encoding MltA domain-containing protein, whose amino-acid sequence MLPRRAAPLSFSEVAGWRAADPRPALAAFSESCARIEALPDHEPMNPRAPYAGTAGDWRGACLQAAMINAGAPTAEQARAFFERNFAPVRLAETGRLTGYYEPYVEVRSRPDAEFSMAIRARPGDLLTGDLGQFIAGLEGERIVGRAEDQQFRPYLTRAEIERENLGVPLAWGRPIDVFFLQIQGSGRLIFEDGGQARARFAAHNGQPYVSIGRILIDRGELSPHDASKQDIQAWLRARGPLAWRPLFDENPRYVFFSLDTDIDPGEGPIGSQGAPLTPMASLAVDPAHHAWGVPVWLEAAIDGAPSWKGLVVTQDAGGAITGPARGDLFFGWGPEAGDRAGRQNDPSAQWTLLLPTELAHRAAR is encoded by the coding sequence GTGCTTCCGCGCCGCGCCGCGCCCCTGTCCTTCAGCGAGGTCGCAGGCTGGCGCGCCGCCGATCCCCGTCCTGCGCTCGCCGCTTTTTCCGAAAGCTGCGCGCGGATCGAGGCCCTGCCCGATCACGAACCGATGAACCCGCGCGCGCCCTATGCGGGAACGGCCGGCGACTGGCGCGGCGCCTGCCTTCAGGCGGCGATGATCAACGCCGGCGCGCCGACCGCCGAACAGGCCCGCGCCTTCTTCGAACGCAATTTCGCACCCGTGAGACTGGCTGAAACCGGGCGGCTGACCGGGTATTACGAGCCTTACGTCGAGGTGCGCTCGCGGCCTGACGCCGAGTTCTCCATGGCGATCCGGGCCCGGCCGGGCGATCTTCTGACCGGCGATCTGGGGCAGTTCATCGCGGGGCTCGAGGGCGAGCGCATCGTCGGCCGCGCCGAGGATCAGCAGTTCCGCCCCTATCTGACCCGGGCGGAGATCGAACGCGAAAATCTCGGCGTGCCTCTGGCCTGGGGCCGGCCAATCGACGTGTTCTTCCTGCAGATCCAGGGCTCGGGCCGGCTGATCTTCGAGGACGGCGGGCAGGCGCGCGCCCGGTTCGCCGCCCATAACGGCCAGCCCTATGTCTCGATCGGCCGGATCCTCATCGATCGCGGCGAGCTGAGCCCGCACGACGCCTCCAAGCAGGACATCCAGGCCTGGCTGAGGGCGCGCGGGCCTCTGGCCTGGCGGCCCCTTTTCGACGAGAACCCGCGCTATGTCTTCTTCTCGCTCGACACCGACATCGACCCTGGCGAGGGCCCGATCGGATCGCAGGGCGCGCCACTCACCCCGATGGCGTCGCTCGCGGTCGATCCGGCCCATCACGCCTGGGGCGTGCCGGTCTGGCTGGAAGCCGCGATCGACGGCGCGCCGTCGTGGAAGGGCCTCGTCGTCACCCAGGACGCCGGCGGCGCCATCACCGGCCCTGCGCGCGGCGATCTGTTCTTCGGCTGGGGCCCCGAGGCGGGCGACCGGGCCGGCCGGCAGAACGACCCGAGCGCGCAGTGGACCCTGCTTCTGCCGACCGAGCTGGCGCACCGCGCGGCGCGCTGA
- a CDS encoding Smr/MutS family protein, translated as MSRRPPSRALSAEERALWRKIARGVTPLDPNRLRALDDPAPPKTDPAARPVPAPGPLKAGAARRDPEPVRAPADQSHDRKLRRGRIEIEARIDLHGLTGARARRDLLAFLHRARANGLRRVLVITGKGAGARALDRRKFEPWDSDAPPLPGVIRRSFAKWMTEPDFAEVASGYAEAHRRHGGAGAFYVMIRS; from the coding sequence ATGAGCCGCCGGCCGCCCTCGCGCGCCCTGTCGGCGGAGGAGCGCGCGCTCTGGCGCAAGATCGCCCGCGGCGTGACCCCGCTCGATCCGAACCGGCTCAGGGCGCTGGACGATCCCGCGCCGCCGAAGACCGACCCTGCCGCCCGGCCCGTACCGGCGCCTGGGCCTCTCAAGGCCGGCGCAGCCCGGCGCGATCCCGAGCCGGTGCGCGCGCCCGCCGATCAGTCGCATGACAGGAAGCTGCGCCGCGGCCGCATCGAGATCGAAGCGCGGATCGATCTTCACGGCCTGACCGGCGCGCGCGCCCGCCGGGACCTGCTCGCCTTTCTGCACCGCGCGCGTGCGAACGGGCTGAGGCGGGTGCTGGTCATCACCGGCAAGGGCGCCGGCGCCCGGGCGCTGGACCGGCGCAAGTTCGAGCCCTGGGATTCCGACGCGCCGCCTCTGCCCGGCGTCATCCGGCGCAGCTTCGCCAAATGGATGACCGAGCCCGACTTCGCCGAAGTCGCCTCAGGCTACGCCGAAGCCCACCGCCGCCACGGCGGCGCGGGCGCGTTCTACGTGATGATCCGCAGCTAG